The DNA window ACAAAAAGGAGAATATAGCTTGCCATACTCCGGATATTTACTGATCGGTAACAATAAAAAAGCTGCCTTCAATACTGAAAGCAGCCATTATAAAGTATATATCTTTTTTAAATTATTTACCTATAACTTCTGTAATTGGATTTCCAACATTTCCACTTGGGAACTGGATTTTCAATAAAGAAGAAACCGTAGGTGCAATATCCGTCATATGATAAGCTTTATTGCTTTCTCCGTGCTGCACTCCCCATCCCATAAAGATTAACGGAATGTGTGAATCATAAGAATTCCACACGCTGTGTGTTGTTCCCGTTTTAGAATATGGAGGAAGCATAGAGTCGTGAGAAATCAATTGAATATCTCCGCTTCTTTGTCTGTTGATTCCGTTGATGATTCTTTGTTTAATAGGCTCCGGAATACTTGACTCCTGCACTTTATCTACAGAAACAGCATATAAAACAGTAGGATCTTTTTCCAGTTCTTTTACCGCAAAATTTCTTACATCATCCAATTCCAGTTTACTATCTGCCAATACTTTTCTGTCAAAATATATCTGATAGTTATCAATAGCATTGATTAATTTATCTGCTCCAAACTTATCTTTCAGCTTTTGGTTAAGATTTTTTTCTGCACCTTCACCAAAGAAACCGGTGGTGATTTTATGCTCTTTAAGGAATCCTACAGAATGTGCTCCTCCGTGGTCAGCAGAAAGGAAAACAGTATACTCCCCTTTTCCTACTTTGGAATCAAGATATTTGAAAAACTCTGCTAAATCCTGATCCAGTCTGATATACACATCTTCTACCTCAATAGAATTAGGTCCGAATTTATGTCCTGCATAATCTGTGGAAGCCAGGTTGATGGCTAAGAAATCCGTAATATTATCTCCACCCAGTTTTTCACCTTCTACAGAAGCTTCCGCCAATTTCAAGGTCAATGTATTTCCAAAAGGAGTGTAACGAAT is part of the Chryseobacterium lactis genome and encodes:
- the pafA gene encoding alkaline phosphatase PafA — translated: MLRNISIAAATFLSVVTINAQKNKNTQLERPKLVVGLVVDQMRWDYLYRFYGKYGNDGFKRLLNTGYSLNNVHIPYVPTITALGHTCIYTGSVPAIHGIAGNDWTDKETGKGVYCTADESVQPVGTTNAKIGSHSPKNLWSTTVTDELRLATNFQGKVIGVSLKDRASILPAGHTPNGAFWFDDSTGNFITSTWYMNDLPQWVKSFNSQNLPEKLVSNGWNTLLPINQYTESSPDNSAWEGLLGSAKTPTFPYSNLAQDYQTKKDNIRYTPFGNTLTLKLAEASVEGEKLGGDNITDFLAINLASTDYAGHKFGPNSIEVEDVYIRLDQDLAEFFKYLDSKVGKGEYTVFLSADHGGAHSVGFLKEHKITTGFFGEGAEKNLNQKLKDKFGADKLINAIDNYQIYFDRKVLADSKLELDDVRNFAVKELEKDPTVLYAVSVDKVQESSIPEPIKQRIINGINRQRSGDIQLISHDSMLPPYSKTGTTHSVWNSYDSHIPLIFMGWGVQHGESNKAYHMTDIAPTVSSLLKIQFPSGNVGNPITEVIGK